Below is a window of Cryobacterium sp. PAMC25264 DNA.
GGTCGTGGCGGGTGACACCATCGCCGGCGAGGCCAGCCTGGGCACCCTGCGCTACCTTCTCGTCGCCCCGGCCGGCCGGGTGTGGCTACTCGTGGTCAAGTACGTCGGCGCCGCCGTGTTCGCTCTGGCGGCCACCCTCACGGTGGTCACCGCTGGCGTGCTCTCCGGGCTGGCCCTGTTCCCCGTCGGCCCGCTCACCCTGCTCTCGGGCGACACGATCAGCCTCGGCGAATCGTTTCTGCGCGCCCTGCTCATCGCCGGGTATGTCACGGTGTCGCTGCTCGGCCTCTCGATGATCGGCCTCTTCTTCTCCACCCTCACCGTGGTGCCCGTCGGGGCCATGGCCGCCACGATCGTGCTGTCGGTGGTGGCGCAGGTGCTGGACTCGCTGCCGCAACTGGATTGGCTGCATCCGTGGCTGTTCAGCCACTACTGGCTGGACTTCGCCGACCTGCTGCGCCAGCCGGTCGACCTGAGCTCCTTCGGCGCGAACGCCCTACTGCAGGGCGGCTACCTGCTCGTCTTCGGGGCACTCGCCTACGGGCGTTTCGTGACCAAGGACATCCTGAGCTGACGCCGCGGGCCGGGAATCGCCGGTTTATATGACCTTGATATGAGAATGCCATTTCAGGCATGTATCCCAGGGTCCCTTGATGCCCAGCCGCTTACCGTTATATTGTGCCCTCACTTGGGGGTCATATCCGGAGGCAGCTGTTTTGGCGATCGAGAGTACCCCACCCGTCGT
It encodes the following:
- a CDS encoding ABC transporter permease codes for the protein MSSAEPVLPAAESKSADTPPAEARAGGAWALLVSELTVLFRRRRTWALLLALAAIPVLIAVAVRLSSQEPTPGRGPPFLDQVTQNGLFVAFTGLIVSIPLFLPLTVGVVAGDTIAGEASLGTLRYLLVAPAGRVWLLVVKYVGAAVFALAATLTVVTAGVLSGLALFPVGPLTLLSGDTISLGESFLRALLIAGYVTVSLLGLSMIGLFFSTLTVVPVGAMAATIVLSVVAQVLDSLPQLDWLHPWLFSHYWLDFADLLRQPVDLSSFGANALLQGGYLLVFGALAYGRFVTKDILS